The genome window CACGGCGCTGCACACCGCCATCGGGTGGGGATTGTTGGGAAAACCGTCGTACAGTTTTTTGATCGACTCATGCACCATCGAATGGTGCGTGACGTGGTACTGGAAGTAATCCAGCTCCGACCGCGTGGGCAGGTGCCCATAGATCAGCAGATACGCGGTTTCGATGAAATTGCTGTGCTCCGCCAGTTGCTCGATGGGAATGCCCCGGTACAGCAGAATTCCTTTCTCGCCATCCAGAAAAGTGATGTCGCTGCGGCAACTGCCGGTGCTGACATAGCCGGGGTCGAAGGTGATGTAGCCGGTGCTCGAACGCAGTGACGAAATATCGATGGCTTTTTCGCCGCAGCTCCCTTCGATCACGGGCAGTTCGTACGTGGTCCCATTCAGCACCAGTTGGGCGGTTTCGGTCATGGTTTCCTCCCCTGAATTGACATGAATTTCCGGTCCATTGTTTCAGTTCCCTGACAGTGAGTGTATTATAGCGTGATTTGTCCACCCCTGTAGAATGGTGCCTGAAAATCATGATCGATGCCAACAACAAAAATTCCAGCAATCTTCTGTTGTACCTGATTCTGATCGGAATTGTAGCGGGCGGATTGTGCGGCTGGTTCTTCGGTCCCAAAATGCACGTGGTGGACTGGATCGGCGAAATCTTTCTCAACGCGCTCAAGATGATGGTCATTCCGCTGGTGTTGTCTTCCCTGATCGTCGGCATCGCCGGTTTGGGCGATATCACCAAAGTCGGCAAAACGGGCGTCATCACGCTGGCGTATTTTCTGACCACGACGGCAATTTCCGTGGTCATTGGATTGGTGGTGGTGAACCTGATGCAGCCGGGAGAGGGCGTGGAGATGACCGTCGAAGCGGCGGACGAGTCGTTGAAGCAGGCCTCGGGCATCACCGACCTGTTCGTCAGTTTCGTCACGCCCAACCTGGTGCAGGCGATGGTGAACATGGATATCCTGCCGTTGATCATTTTTTCGTTGGTGTTCGGCGGGGTGTTGACCACGCTGGGCGAGCGCGGCCGGCAGGTGATCGGATTTTTCGACGTCCTCAATGAAGCCGTCATGAAGATGGTGCACCTGATTCTGTACATGGCGCCCGTCGGCATCTTCGCCCTCATCGCGTCCAAGCTGGGCGCGGCCGGGGGCGGCGATCAGTTTGTGGCCGAGTTGATGAAAATCGGCAAGTTCGCGTTCACCGTGATCCTCGGTTTGCTGGTGCATGGCCTCGTGATGCTGCCGCTGATCCTGGTAGGGGTGACCCGGCGCAACCCGTGGCGGTATTTCAAAAACGCCATGCAGGCCCTGACCACCGCGTTCTCCACCGCCAGCAGTTCCGCCACCCTGCCGGTGACCATCGAATGCGCGGAGCAGTACAATCGTGTGTCCCGGCGCGCCTCCCTGTTTGTCCTGCCCATCGGCGCCACGGTCAATATGGACGGCACGGCGTTGTATGAATCGGTGGCCGCCATCTTCATCGCCCAGATGCTGGGCATCGAACTGACCCTGATGCAGCAGATCATTATTTTTCTTACGGCATCGCTGGCGGCCATCGGCGCCGCGGGCATTCCCGAAGCCGGACTGGTGACCATGGTGATGGTGCTGCAATCGGTCGGCCTGCCGACGGAAGGCATCGGCATGGTGACGGCCATCGACTGGTTTTTGGACCGCTTCCGCACGGCGGTGAATGTGTGGGGCGACTCCATCGGCTGTGCGGTGGTCGATGAGTTGGAAACCAAATATGTGGAAGGAGGGTGACCCCGTGGAATGGATCGTGTGTGTATTGATGGGAATCGGCGTCGGCGCGCTGTCCTCTCTCAGTGGACTGGGTGGAGGCTTTTTGGTGGTCCCTTTATTGATTTACCTGGGGCACAAGGCACAAACGGCTGTCGGGACCTCGTTCATGGTGATCCTGCTGATCGCGGTCTCGTCGCTCGTGGCGCATGGCCGCCTGGGTCACGTGGATTTCAGGATGGGGGCGATGCTGGCCGTGGGGGGAGTGATGGGAGCCCAACTTGGGCCCCTCATTCTCAAGCAGATTCCGGAAACCTATTTCAAGCTGGGCTTCGCCGCCATCCTCATCGGCATGGGGGTCTGGATGATTGTGACCAGTATCCGCAACACTCCCGTCTGATTCACGTTGGTCCCGCGCGCCGACAGCGCACCGGCGGGCCTCAGCCCATCACTCCCCGTGTTCCCGCTCGCCCCGCACCAACCGCGCGGCAAAAGGACCCTCTCCCAGCTTGTTGATCCAGTTCGAACGGCCCTTGATGAGGTTGTACATCATCGCCCGGTCCCCGTTCACCGTGTCCGTCCAGGTCACGTCGGCGCAGTCCGGCTCGAACACCGAGGGCAGGTGGATCATGTCTCCACCCTTGGCTTTCAGTTGCGAGTTTTTATCGTAAATGGTTTTGATGTCTTCCAGCCGGCACACCCTCCAGTCGTCAAAGCCTGCGAACTTTTCCTGATTCAACTGCTCTGCATACTCCTTGCATTGTTCGAGGTTGCGCCAGCGTCCCAGCATCTGGCGGGTGTCTTTTTTCAGCCAGGTCAGCCCGGTGGTGGTATCGGTCACGGTGTCGTTGCCGTGGTCTATGAATCTCGAATCGGACATGACTCCCTCTGGTATCAGGTTTTCATTCGGTTGCTGCTGCTCGGTTGATTATAACAAATCCTGATGCCGGAACGGGAGAGGGGAGGCCCTGAAAAAATGGTCAGCGGCCCGTGGTGAAATGCAGTCCTTGAAAGTTGTAATGAAGCTGTGGCGGAAACCGGATCTCGAAGGTACCGTCCTCTAGAGGCGGTGCGTAGGAGTCGGCGATCATGGCGCTGTAGTCAAACGGACTCTCCGAACAATCGCGGAAAAAGCACCAGCGCATGCGGATGGGATAACGGAAGTCTCGTTTGATAATGATGCCGAGAACGTTGGGGCCGCTGAAAAAAAACTGCAACACAAACCGCGGATGGTTGATCTGAAACGTTTCCCGCAAAGGCAGGGTGGTCAGGTCCACCGGGTTGGTGACCGGAAACGCTTTTTGCGGAAACTTTTTGATGGAAGCCCGTTCCAGGGAAAACAAAGAGGGGGGACAGGCCAACTGCCAGATCAGAACCAGAAATGCGAATCTGCGGATGAGAAAAAGCGACGAGGCGGGAGTTGGGTTCATGGACTCAATGGATAAAAGAAAAAGTGAGGGACCTCCGTATCAACCACCAAAAAAAAAGCCGATAGAATAAAAATTCTATCGGCTTTTAGATCTATCAGGCTGGGCAAATTGTGCCTGAAACCTGGATGTACTTATTTCAGCGTGTCGTGGTACTGACCACAGATTTCGTTCGGCACCAGGACTTCCTTCATGAAACCATCGCGGCTCTGGCCCATCTGCTTGCGATACTGGTCGTCAGAATTCTCACCCTGACAGTCGCCGGGAACGAGGCCGTGAACCTGAGCTTCTTCAACCGTCTTGGCGGCTTTCCAGGACTGGTCGGTCTGCGAAGAACCAAACTGCTGGTACACGTCCACGCCGGTGTTCGGGTTGACGTGCATGACGTTGCGCGATGCAGAATTCAAAGCGCTGGTGATGGCCCGGTCTTGAGCGCCCATCTGTACAATGGTCTTGCCCACGCCCATGACGCTCTGGTCAACCGGAACGTTGGCACCCGGCAGCAATTCATCTGCCATGGCAGACGAAGCACCGAAGGTGAGAGCTGCCGCGAAACTGATTGCTACCATCAGAACTTGTTTTTTCATTACTCGTCTCCCCATAGTTAAATTAACAAAGTGAAGTTAATTCCAACGATATATTTAGCCAACTTTAGAAGGCGATATATTTCAAGTTGCAGGGTGTGGGAAACTCCCTATATTCTCCCACCTTTCCGGACGATTCGGCCAAAATGTATAATCTTAAAGGGTGTTTGTCAACATAAAACGCCCCGGCCCGGTTCATCCTCAGGCTGACCCCAAATAAGGGTAATTGCAGGCAGGGCTGAAGTCCCGGATAAAATATAACAATTCAACGGTTTAAACCAGAAAAAAAACGTGGTATTTAGGTTAAGCTGCCACTTTATTACAGGGCGAGACCGGGACTGCGTCCTGCGACGAAGGAGAGGCGGTCGAAGCGATTGACAGGTGCGCTTCCGTTCGGGTTCTCAGCGCCCCCGGTTTGATTCTGAATTTCACTTTATGGAAAAACGGTATTTCACAATCGAAGAAGCCAACGCCATCGTTCCGGAACTTTTGGAGATCGTGCCGAAGCTGCAGGATCTGTACGCGAAGATGACGCAGGAGTTCCCGGATGTCCGCAATGCCTGGGAGAAGGCGCGGTACGGGGGCGGCAGCATGCAGGGAACCGATTACCTTTCCGTGGCCCTGGTGGCCAACCAGTTCATCAAAATGCTCGAGTCGAAAGGCTGCATCGTCAAAGGTGTCGAGCGAGGGCTGGTGGATTTTCTGGCTCTGCGGGACGGCAAGGAAGTGTACCTGTGCTGGAAAAACCCGGAAACGGAAATCAAGTACTGGCACGATCTGGACACCGGATTTGCCGGCCGCCAACCGCTTTAAGGGCTGAGGCGTTTCGCCTCGGATTTATTTTTTCGACCGGGCCGGGGCCGCCAGCTTGCGGATCTGGCGCACCAGTTCGGGATTGCCGACGAGCGCGGTGCCTTCCTCGATACACGCTTTCTTGCCTGAAAAATTTTCAAACGCGCCGCCCGCTTCCCGCGCCAGAATTT of Nitrospina watsonii contains these proteins:
- a CDS encoding dicarboxylate/amino acid:cation symporter; protein product: MIDANNKNSSNLLLYLILIGIVAGGLCGWFFGPKMHVVDWIGEIFLNALKMMVIPLVLSSLIVGIAGLGDITKVGKTGVITLAYFLTTTAISVVIGLVVVNLMQPGEGVEMTVEAADESLKQASGITDLFVSFVTPNLVQAMVNMDILPLIIFSLVFGGVLTTLGERGRQVIGFFDVLNEAVMKMVHLILYMAPVGIFALIASKLGAAGGGDQFVAELMKIGKFAFTVILGLLVHGLVMLPLILVGVTRRNPWRYFKNAMQALTTAFSTASSSATLPVTIECAEQYNRVSRRASLFVLPIGATVNMDGTALYESVAAIFIAQMLGIELTLMQQIIIFLTASLAAIGAAGIPEAGLVTMVMVLQSVGLPTEGIGMVTAIDWFLDRFRTAVNVWGDSIGCAVVDELETKYVEGG
- a CDS encoding sulfite exporter TauE/SafE family protein, which produces MEWIVCVLMGIGVGALSSLSGLGGGFLVVPLLIYLGHKAQTAVGTSFMVILLIAVSSLVAHGRLGHVDFRMGAMLAVGGVMGAQLGPLILKQIPETYFKLGFAAILIGMGVWMIVTSIRNTPV
- a CDS encoding Lcl domain-containing protein; the encoded protein is MSDSRFIDHGNDTVTDTTTGLTWLKKDTRQMLGRWRNLEQCKEYAEQLNQEKFAGFDDWRVCRLEDIKTIYDKNSQLKAKGGDMIHLPSVFEPDCADVTWTDTVNGDRAMMYNLIKGRSNWINKLGEGPFAARLVRGEREHGE
- a CDS encoding DUF2203 domain-containing protein — protein: MEKRYFTIEEANAIVPELLEIVPKLQDLYAKMTQEFPDVRNAWEKARYGGGSMQGTDYLSVALVANQFIKMLESKGCIVKGVERGLVDFLALRDGKEVYLCWKNPETEIKYWHDLDTGFAGRQPL